In a single window of the Drosophila subpulchrella strain 33 F10 #4 breed RU33 chromosome X, RU_Dsub_v1.1 Primary Assembly, whole genome shotgun sequence genome:
- the LOC119557897 gene encoding PHD finger protein 7, with protein MAKKCMLCCSSETEDPLSFGRTIEEGNIMVHHNCLYLSSNLVQRGNNRVGILRFLVEDIFAEARRCSHLICVYCQRPGANIGCCKSGCRRTFHTKCGIDHLAQNQFRGTYKSYCHRHVKTHRRRPTSADTICTICTELLVEEGERFNVVNMLYSPCCRNGWYHRRCLQMYANTSGYFFKCPLCNNNEEFHDVSLWGVALSSQDASWETEPNAFAEHFRRDMVCVAEECMALAGRADNSILLLYCNTCGSNPAHALCIGQAFDSYVCHVCAVVSPVAPSLVESENESMNSDDSDTFESFAQAASNHTPPRNHNATTLTTERDNVQPKLHSSGWDLNDGDDTEDDDEVFQRVAEIQERHQTIAELPEDSSDEQPSTSAAAAQLVVRRSTRSTAASGSSRAAPRRSSLRLLAQNNQENTEPASSSSQTSRRSMRSRRTMPARMLDTDDESDTDVEKKNKRKPKKRAASPSPPAMRANRRSLRSITPNASNVRNIQAITPEPRMNDNLCPTTPEAAPSRSNAQSPPGRNMRRRTVADSNPTRNMDVSCVANRTRNRLPSYMAHRK; from the exons ATGGCCAAGAAGTGTATGCTGTGTTGCAGCAGCGAAACGGAGGACCCATTGTCCTTCGGCCGCACCATCGAGGAAGGAAATATTATGGTGCACCACAACTGTCTG TACCTGAGCTCCAATCTCGTCCAGCGCGGCAACAACCGTGTCGGCATTTTGCGCTTCCTGGTGGAAGACATCTTCGCTGAGGCCAGGCGTTGCAGCCATCTCATATGCGTTTATTGTCAACGCCCGGGCGCCAACATCGGCTGCTGCAAGTCCGGATGCCGTCGCACATTTCACACAAAGTGCGGCATTGACCATCTTGCCCAGAATCAGTTCCGTGGGACATACAAGTCGTATTGCCACCGCCATGTGAAAACCCATCGCCGTCGTCCGACCAGCGCGGACACCATCTGCACCATCTGCACAGAGCTGCTGGTCGAGGAGGGTGAGCGTTTCAATGTGGTGAACATGCTTTATTCGCCATGCTGCCGGAACGGCTGGTACCACCGCAGATGCCTGCAAATGTATGCGAACACTTCCGGGTACTTCTTCAAGTGCCCACTATGCAACAACAACGAGGAGTTCCACGACGTGAGCCTCTGGGGCGTCGCATTGTCCAGCCA GGACGCCAGTTGGGAGACCGAGCCCAATGCATTCGCCGAACATTTCCGTCGCGACATGGTGTGCGTTGCCGAAGAATGCATGGCGCTGGCCGGCCGCGCAGACAATTCAATACTTCTGCTGTACTGCAACACTTGCGGCTCAAATCCGGCACACGCTTTGTGCATCGGCCAAGCATTTGATAGTTACGTCTGCCATGTTTGCGCGGTTGTCTCGCCCGTTGCGCCGTCCCTGGTTGAATCTGAGAACGAGTCGATGAACTCCGATGACAGCGACACTTTCGAGTCGTTCGCTCAGGCGGCTTCCAACCATACACCGCCGAGAAATCATAACGCAACCACCTTGACCACTGAACGCGATAATGTCCAGCCCAAGCTGCATTCCTCCGGCTGGGATCTTAATGATGGCGATGACACCGAGGACGATGATGAAGTGTTCCAGCGTGTGGCCGAAATCCAGGAACGTCACCAGACAATCGCCGAATTACCCGAGGATTCGTCCGATGAGCAGCCATCTACCTCTGCGGCGGCTGCGCAGTTAGTTGTCCGCAGGTCCACCCGTTCCACTGCAGCGAGCGGATCGTCCCGAGCTGCACCACGTCGCAGCAGCCTTAGACTGTTGGCCCAAAACAACCAAGAGAACACCGAGCCAGCCAGCTCCTCATCTCAGACCAGCAGGCGTTCTATGCGCTCCCGTCGCACAATGCCAGCCAGAATGCTTGATACAGACGATGAATCTGATACCGATGTCGAAAAGAAGAACAAGCGCAAACCGAAGAAGCGCGCCGCATCGCCCTCCCCACCTGCTATGCGAGCAAACAGGCGCTCCTTGCGCTCCATCACGCCGAATGCGTCCAACGTGCGCAACATCCAAGCCATCACGCCGGAGCCTAGAATGAACGACAACTTGTGCCCCACCACTCCGGAGGCCGCACCAAGTCGCTCCAACGCCCAATCGCCACCAGGGAGAAACATGCGCCGCAGGACAGTGGCCGACTCGAATCCGACTCGCAACATGGATGTGTCTTGCGTGGCGAACAGAACTCGCAACCGCTTGCCTAGCTACATGGCCCATCGCAAGTAG